Below is a genomic region from Pan troglodytes isolate AG18354 chromosome X, NHGRI_mPanTro3-v2.0_pri, whole genome shotgun sequence.
TGAGATGAATAAAGTGGCTTGAATAGCTGAGGTGGCCTGACTGGCTTATCTGAACTGGCTAGCTTACACACATAGTCTAGCTTATATAATTTTTCTAGGCTGCCTTTCTTATGTGCCTTTTCCAGGTGAGATGActtgcttaatttttttgagCATGATGACTTGGATGACCTTTTTGGATATGATGGCCTAGTTAACTTTCCTGCACTGTTTGGTATGGATGGCTTTTGTAGACTTGAGGGTCTGATTAATTTTTCTGTGCTGGATTGTGCGGATGCCCTTTCTGGACTCGAGGAATCAGATGACTTGTCTGCAGTAGATAGCATGGGTTGTGTTTCTGGACTGCATTGAGAGGCTGTCTTGGCTTCACTGAATGATGTTTTGGATGACTTGGCTGTTATGCCTTTTTTCTTGACCCTGAAAGTATAGAAAATTTGGAGtataatgatttaaaacaaaagagaCCTATTACTATTATCAGAGAACATATGGTACTGCTTAGACCTGTGGTCTTTTGGGGCTTTAATATGAAAACTGAACACAGTAAGAATCGGAGTGtgacggctgggtgcggtggttcacacctgtaatcccacactttgggaggacgaggtgggcagatcacttgaggccaggagtttgagaccaggctggccaacatggtgaaactccatctctactaaaaatacaaaaattagcctggtgtggtggcgcacacctgtagtccccagctacttgggaggctgaggcaggagaatcgtctgaacctgggaggcagaggttgcagtgagccgagatcatgccattgcactccagcctgggtgaaaaagtgagactctgtctcaaaaacaaacaaacaaaaacacaaaaacagaattgGAGTGGTGAAAGCCACAACTAAGGTTATAAATATGGACTCTTGTTTAATGCTTTTTCTTAAGAGCATTTTACTATTTAACCACATTAGATAACCATATAATCCACATATAGAATTACACAAAGTTATTTCAAATCTGctgtaaaaagagagaaacacacacacacacacacacacaaagagaaagagagagagagaatgaacctCACTTATTTcagaattaaactttttataaaaaaGTCACAAATTGATAATgtatcacaagaaaaaaactgtAGGAAAAGTCATTGTTTTTGTATCATATTTACAACATCAAGTTATCGGTGCATATTTAAATTCATAACATTCCTCTGAAACTAAAGGAATACAGTACTAGTACCACGTTTTAGTCACCAGTCTTTGGAATGGGATATTTTTAGGGAACTAGTATATAAAAGGCAGGCACTGAGATCATGAGAGCAACAACAGTGAATAATTTTTCATGTGATTAAGTCTTAAAATGGTAGATTATCCAAAatgttttattgtctttgaaaaaCAGAGACCCaattccctctctttttctcttcattttcccaCTCTTATTTGGATATTCATGCCCTCTTTTCCTGCACTGAATTTATAATGCAATTAATGTCCTGGAGTTCAGCTGAACCTTGAACAAGAGACACTTTGACTGAAGTTAATAATGTACTAGAGAATATTTAAGAGCTGATATAATTTAAGGGAAAATATTCACCTACAAAAGGTTGGTAGCTCTTCAGAAGTCTAAAGTTAATATTAAGTAACCTGAACAACAATGAAACCTCCgctatatgtacacacacacacacaccttgcaCTCTTAATTTAAAGGAGTAAAACTTACATTCCTGCTTTGGACGCATCATCGCTCAGACAATTATAATGGAGATAACAAAAACagataaagacaaaaaccatgatGATAATACCAACTAAAATGAGTAGATTTCTTCTAAGGTAGTTCAATTTTGTCTGCATTGATTCAACAGGTTTATCTCCTGCAAAGAGATTGTATAATCAGAGAAGGTGTTAAGTAACCAAGTTTTTTTCCACATTGATAGTGGTTTGATAGTGTAGATAGTGTAGTAACATTTcttcatcaattattttttaaacctgatTAATTGTACCACTGTTATGTTTTTACCTCATGGATCCAGCCAGTCCAGAAGCTAAATCTGGGAGGCATCGCTGACTAATCCATACCATTACCTGGGTTATCCCTGAATCTTGGCTTGCTTATCACATTACCCAGGTTTTtgaatctgtgtgtgtatgtcttgCATGTATAAGTGTACTTGAGTGTTAacgtgtgtgtgaatgtgtgtgtgtaactgaAAAAGGATGTGATAAAAACAAACCTCTGTTAAAAACCTACTATATGCTGGAgatctggcaagatggccaaataggaacagctctggtctgcagctcccagcgagaccaacGCAGAAGGGGGGtgatatctgcatttccaactgaggtacccagttcatctcactggaacTACTTAggggtacccagttcatctcattgggactgcaATGGGTGCAACCGaaggagggtgagcagaagcagagtggggcattgcctcacctgggaagtgcaaggagccAGGGGCCTCCTtctcccagccaagggaagcagtgagggACTGTactatccagcccagatactacgcttttcccatggttttggcaatccacagaccaggagattctctcgtGTGCCTACaacaccagggccctgggtttcaagcacaaaactgggtggctatTTGGGCAGACACAGAGCTAGCTGTAgcagtttttttccccccagtggcacctggaagcccagtgagacagaaccattcactctcctggaaagggggctgaaccCAGGGAGCCACGTGGTCTCGCTCAGCAGATCCgactcccatggagcccagcaagctaagatctactggcttgaaattctcgatgccagcacagcagtctgaagtagACCCAGGACGatggagcttggtggggggaggggcgtccaccattactgaggcttcagGAGGCACTTTTCcccctgacagtgctaaggaggCCAGGAAGTTCGGACTGGGTGGAACTCACCACAGCGCTGCAAAGcaactgtggccagactgcctctctagattcctcctcactgggtagggcatctctgaaagaaaggcaacagccccagtcaggggcttacagataaaactcccacctccctgggacagagcacctgggggaacgGGTGGCTGTAGGCACAGTTTCTGCGgatttaaacattcctgcctgccagctctgaagagagcagtggattcTGACAAGGAGGATTCTTCCAGCACAGAGCTGCTaagagacagactgcctcctcaagtgggtccctgactctcCCGTGCCTCCCGGATGGAgagacctcccagcaggggtcaacagacacctcatacaggagagctctggctggcatcaggctagtgcccctctgggacaaagcttccagaggagggagcaggcagcaatctttgttgttctgcagcctccgctggtgatacccaggcaaatagggtctggagtggacctccagcaaactgcagcagacctgcagaagaggggcctgactgttagaagaaaaactaagaaacagaaagcaacaatatcaacatcaacaaaaaggacccccacacaaaaaccccatccaaaggtcattagcctcaaagatcaaaggtagataaatccacaaagatgaggaaaacccagcacaaaaatgctgaaaattccaaaaaccaaaatgtcttttctcctccaaatgatcacaactcctctccagcaagggcacaaaactagacaaagaatgagtttgatgaattgacagaagtagacttcagaagatgggtaataacaaactcctctgagctaaaggagcatgttctaaccaaatgcaaggaagctaagaaccttgataaaaggttacagaaatggctaactagaataaccaatttagagaagaacataaatgacctgatggaggtgaaaaacacaacacgagaacttcgtgatgcaCATAcgagtatcaatagccaaatcaatcaagcagaagaaaggatatcagagattgaagatcaacttactgaaataaggtgTGAAAAcaggattagagaaaaaagaatgaaaaacaaaatgaacaaagcctccaagaaatatgggactatgtgaaaagaccaaacctacgattgattggtgcacctgaaagtgacggggagaatggaaccaagttggaaaacacacttcaggatattatccaggagaacttccccaacctagcaagacaggccaactttcaaattcagaaaatacaatgaacaccactaagatactcctggagaagagcaaccccaagacacataatcatcagattctccaaggttgaaacgaaggaaaaaatgttaagcacagccagagagaaaggtcagattacctacaaagggaagctcatcaaactaacagaggatctctctgcagaaactctacaagccagaagagagtgggggccaatattcaacattcttaaagaaaagaattttcaactcagaattttatatccagtcaaactaagtttcataaatgaaagagaaataaaatcctttccagacaagcaaatactgagggatttttgtcaccaccaggcctgccttacaagagctcctgaaggaagcactaaatatagaaagcaaaaaccagtaccagccactgcagaaacacaccaaaatataaagatcaatgacactatgaagaaactgcaacaactaatgtgcaaaataaccaactagcatcatgatgacaggatcaacttcacacataataatattaaccttcaatgtaaatggtctaaatgctccaattaaaagacatagactggcaaattggataaagagtcaagactcatcagtatgctgtattcaggagacccatcacacgtgaaaagacacacataggctcaaaataaaggaatggaggaatatttaccaagtgaatggaaagccaaaaaaagcaggggttgcaatcctagcctctgaaaaaacggactttaaaccaacaaagatcaaaaaagacaaacaagggcattacataatggtaaaggtatcaatgcaacaagaagagccaactatcctaaatagatatgcacccaatacaggagcacccagattcatacaaCAAACTCTTAgacacctacaaagagacttagactcccacacaataatagtgggaaactttaacatcccactgtcaatattagacagatcaatgagacagaaaattaacaaggatattcacaacttgaactcagctctggaccaagtagacctaatagaactctccaacccaaatcaacagaatatacattcttctcagcaccacatagcacttattctaaaaccaACCACGtgattggaagtaaaacactcctcagcaaatgcaaaagaacggaaatcataacaaacggtctttcagatcacagtgcaatcaaattagaactcaggtttaagaaactcactcaaaaccacacaactacatggaaactgaacaacctgctcctgaatgaccgctgggtacataacaaaattaagtcagaaataaagaagttctttgaaactaatgagatcAAAGAATCAACGTACcagcatctctgggacacagctaataCAGTGTTaagtgggaaatttatagcactaaatgcccacatcagaaagcaggaaagatctgaaattgacaccctaatatcacaattaaaagaactagagaagcaagagcaaactcattcaaaagctagcagaagacaggaaataattaagatcagagcagaactgaaggagatagacacatgaaaaacccttcaaaaaaaatcaatgaatccgggAGCTGGTTtattgaaaacattaataaaatatatagaccactagccagactaataaagaagaaaagagagaagaatcaaatagacacaataaaaaataataaagggggtatcaccactgatcctacagaaatacaaactaccatcagagaatagtataaacacctctatgcaaataaactagaaaatctagaagaaatggataaattcctggacacacacattctcccaagactaaactaggaagaagtcaaGTCcgtgaatagaccaataacaagttctgaaattgaggcagtaattaatagcctaccaaccaaaaaaagcccaggaccagacaattcacagccaaattctaccagaggtacaaataggagctggtaccattccttctgaaactattttaaataatagaaaaagagggactcctcccaaactcgttttatgaggccggcatcatcctgatatgaaaacctggcagagacacaacaaaaaaggaaaatttcaggtcaatatccctgatgaacattgatgctaaaatcctcaataaaatactggcaaaccgaatccagcagcacatcaaacagcttatccaccaccatcaagtcggcttcatccctgggatgcaaggctggttcaacaaacgtaaatcaataaatgtaatccatcacataaacagaaccaattacaaaagccacatgattatctcaatagatgcagcaaaggcctttgataaaattcaacaccccttcatgctaaaaactctcaataaactaggtattgatggaacatatctcaaaataataagagctatttatgacaaacccatagccaatatcatactgaatgggcaaaagctggaagcatcccctttgaaaacctgcacaagacaaggatgccctctcaccactcctattcaacatagtattggaacttctggccagggcaattgggcaagagaaagaaagaaagcgtattcaaatagaaagaaagtcaaattgtctctgtttgcagatgacatgattgtatatttagaaaatcccatcatcttagcccaaaatctccttaagctgataagcaaattcagcaaagtctcaggatacaaaatcaatgtgcaaaaatcacaaggattcctatacaccaataatagataagcagagagccaaatcataagtgaactcccattcacaattactacaaagagaataaaatacctaggaatacaacttacaagagatgtgaaggaactcttcaaggagaactacaaaccactgctcaaggaaataagagaggtcacaaacaaatggaaaaacattccatgctcatggataggaagaatcaatatcgtgaaaatggccatactgcctgaagtaatttatagattcaatgctattcccatcaagctaccactgactttcttcacagaattaaaaaaaactactttaaatctcatatggaaccaaaaaagagtctgtatagcaaagacaatcctaagcaaaaagaacaaagctggaggcatcactctaccttacttcaaactatactacaaggctacagtaaccaaaacagtatggtgctggtaccaaaacagatacatagaccaaaggaacaaaacagaggcctcagaaatgacaccacacatttaaagccatctgatctttgacaaacctgacaaaaacaagtaatggggaaaggattccctatttaataaacggtgctggcaaaactggctagccatgtgcagaaaacagaaactggatcccttttttacaccttattcaaaaattaactcaagatggattaaagacttcagtgtaaaacctaaaaccataaaaaccctagaagaaaacctaggcaataccattcaggacataggcatgggcaaaggcttcatgactaaaacaccaaaagcaatggcaacaaaagccaaaattgacaaatggaatctaattaaactaaagagcttctgcacagcaaaagaaactatcatcagagtaaacacgcaacctacagaatgggagaaaatttttacaatctatccatctgagaaagggctaatatccagaatctacaaggaacttaaacaaatttacaagaaaaaacaaacacccccatcaaaaagttggcgaaggatacgaacagacacttctcaaaagaagacatttatgtggtcaacaaacatacgaaaaaaagctcatcatcactggtcattagagaaatgcaaatcaaaaccacaatgagataccatctcatgccagttaaaatggtgatcattaaaaagtctggaaacaacagatgctgatgagaggaggagaaataggaacgcttttacactgttggttggagtgtaaattagttcaaccactgtggaagacagtgtggcaatccctcaaggatctagaacaagaaataccatttgacccagcaatcccattactggatatatacccaaaggattataaatcattctactgtaaagacgcatacacacgtatgtttattgcagcactatttacaatagcaaagacctggaaccaacccaaatgcccatcaatgatagactggtttaagaaaatgtggcacatatacaccgtggaatactatgcagccataaaaaagaatgagttcatgtcctgtgcagggacatgggtaaagctggaaaccatcattctcagcaaactaacagaggaacagaaaaccaaacactgcatgttctcactcataagtgggagttgaacaatgagaacacatggacacagggagaggaacatcacacactggggcctgttgtgggggttgggggcaaggggagggagaggattaggacaaatacctaatgcatgtggggcttaaaacctagataatgggttgacaggtgcagcaaaccaccatggcacatgtatacctgtgtaacaaacctgcaagttctgcacatgtatcccagaacttaaagtaaaaaaacaaaacacaaaaataaacccCTACTGTATGTTAAGTCCCTTGCCAGATTCATTTATATAGTATTAGCTAGTTTGGTGGGGACAGGTTGGTATATTGAGTGGGGAAGGGTGGTAAAGGAGGACCATAAGTCTGTCATCTTGATGCTTATATTTTGCTTAAGTTTTTTAATATCAGCTGTTGTATTAGAAATTCTTGAAGACCTACTAATGTTAACACTGCTAAAagtaacagcagatttcttaAATACAGCTGGCGTTTCTAATCAACTACTTTAATGTATACTATAACAGATCATAATTTACAAGTTTTAAGGTTAGGCACCTACCTGTAGTAGAAGATCCATTGGTTTGGTTTGTAGTCAtacaattatttttccaaatggaCAAAAGTAGGACACAAATAACAAGATTCATGTCCGCAACTTGGTTCAAATGATTTGTCTACTAAGGTAACTACTGAATTTATACAGTTCAGAGTGTTCTAGGCATTTATGACATCATTACCATTGTGTGTCATACTCTGACAACATAATCTCACCATAGGGAAGCATAAGCTTCTGTATACAAATTTTaccaaatgacttttttttttttttttttgagacggagtttggctcaggctggagtgcaatggcatcatcttggctctctgcaacctccacctcccgggttcaaggcacggtggctcacagctgtaatcccagcactttcggaggcggaggtgggcggatcacttgaggtcaggagttcaagaccagcctggccaacacggtaaaaccctgtctctattaaaatgcaaaaatagctgggcatggtggtgggcacctgtaatcccagccacttgggaggctgaggcaggagaatcacttaaacccgggaggtggaggttgcagtgagccgagattgcgccactgcactccagcctgggcgacagagcaagactctgtctcaaaaaaaataaaataaagagtaaaaaagaaatgaaagaacatgTCCTATAAAGGTGACAGTCTTTGAAATTATGCATTTGGGGCCATtggaatataataaaattaaatattaattggaaaacccccagcctggccaatattgtgaaactccctctctaccataaaaaaaaaaatgcaaaaattagccgggcgtagtggcaggtgcctgtaatcccagctactcaggaggctaacacaagacaatcacttgaacccaggaggcagaggttgcagtgagcctagatggcaccactgcactgcagcctgggtggcagagcaagactccatcttaaaaaaaataaaaaaccaaaaaaaaaaaaaaatacaactcagTTTTACCCTGAAGGTCTAAATAATCCTGCTCATACTTTTTAACtgtataaaaatcagaaaatgttatTCTATTGCTTTTGAATAAGctgcttttgaaaatttgaatAGGGCTTATAAAGTGAAAGAATGTATCTgtcaccttttttaaaaaaagaaatcaggttttttttttttttccctagtgtTGGATACATGGTAGACAAATATCTTAAAGCCAGTATTTCAGAAACAGCTTCCAAATTAATTTGAACATTAACTTCATATTCATAATGGTTACAAAAACACTTTCTTTGGCTTTAACATAgatttatatgattttatttcatttgcaagTTTACATGACTAGCATGTTAGTAATAATCGATTTCACTCAGAAATTCTAggtattattttgataaaaattgtgTATAATAAGTACACTATAAAACCCCATTTCTTGCTTcatatttgttgttgttattgttttgattGTTGCCAGGACTAGAGTAAAACCCAGTGAGATATTTGCCTGTAGCACAAAATTTAAGGGGTGTTGCAAAATTCAGTAATCAAATAAGATTTTAACgtgatatttaaaaatcaaaattaatgccaAAAATCTATGACCAACAAAATATTGAacatttaaataaagacaggatctGATTCTGCATTTGCATGAGCCTGTCCCACTCCCCTCACCCTAATCCCAGCTCTGTATCTTGAGCCTGCAGGGccatatttattcttttccacTTTAAAAAGCAGAGGGGAAGGGTCCAAGGACTTAGCCAGGTACTTAACAGGGCTGTGTCCCCAAGACCCCTAAAAATCTCACTAGGTCATTTTCTCCAGAGAGCTGCTCCTGCCTGGGCCCTTGTGTAATGATTCTTGGTGAAGAATGGCTGCTCCTGGTTTCTCTCTCCTTGGTTCTCCAGAGATTAACCTGTACCACTTTTCTGATTTCCACCATTATATTTGATTGTCTTGCTCCCAATGTCTGGCTGGCATCATATCTATAGGAATCAGTAGTAGGAAAAGCTCCTAAGCTCTTCCCAGCAGCCACATGGCAAGTTTGAACCTTTGCCCTCATCTGGGTGAGAGGAACCTTTCTGGAGTTGCCACCTTGGGGATTTCTACTGCCCTCCTCTGGACCTCAATTGACAGTGCAATTCCGCCTTGGGCCTTCAACTTTTTCccctcatttgattttttttaattaaaaaaaatatatgcaccttataaaaattttaaatcacacaGAGGTATTTCAGACTTCCTTTATCCCTTGAGATCTTCTGACCCctttaaaattgctttaaatattcCTTACTCACAGCTTGTGAAGATGCCTGAAAtcttcatctctatttttaattgCACTTTAAAATTGCATtaggaatatattaatattaacccATTCTCATTATGAAAAATACACaagacagacatatacagaataaAACGTTATAGACTCTTTTCCTTCCCCACTCCACTCTATCCCCATTCTGGAGACAATGACACAAAAATTTGATGTGCATCTCTCAGATCTCTTTctacatatttacatacatatctaTGTACATGATGCACACCCATACTACATATAAATGGGAACATTCTATAAATATTCCttttcaggatttaaaaaaatcacacaactaTTCATATGCTGatattcatagcagtattattcgcaatagccaaaaggtggaaacaacctaaatgtccatcaacagataaatgggtaaacaaaatgcgGTATATGCATACAACGGAGCaatatttagccttaaaaaggaagggaattccaATATATaatacaacatgaatgaaccctgaaaacattatgctaagaaataagccacatattgtatgattccacttatatggggTACTTAGagtggtcaaattcatagagacagaaagtagaatggtggttaccaggggctgggtaGAGTGGGGAAcggggaattattgtttaatggggac
It encodes:
- the CXHXorf66 gene encoding uncharacterized protein CXorf66 homolog; this translates as MNLVICVLLLSIWKNNCMTTNQTNGSSTTGDKPVESMQTKLNYLRRNLLILVGIIIMVFVFICFCYLHYNCLSDDASKAGMVKKKGITAKSSKTSFSEAKTASQCSPETQPMLSTADKSSDSSSPERASAQSSTEKLIRPSSLQKPSIPNSAGKLTRPSYPKRSSKSSCSKKLSKSSHLEKAHKKGSLEKLYKLDYVCKLASSDKPVRPPQLFKPLYSSHPQNEISPSKPFGLQELAKPPKHFNPKRSVSLGRAALLSNSELAETCQPYKKKHLVTKTYRPLVNDISEAKEKNTQNLHVSSKVKSSSRSFRKLDSRNNAYGDHVNDSNTMKYYSEVDSDKVIIITCDRGYNQVSSEVTLND